In one Mucilaginibacter ginsenosidivorax genomic region, the following are encoded:
- a CDS encoding UvrD-helicase domain-containing protein: protein MKKDKFHGIKPLTVILLCISIFGIWHLWKTWVRNKKAKDKLQTLLPEIAGALSDFDLLTNFENYFSNFREQQFLQIKSALAKSIPRFYNEVGLSTTETELITRFLTCYKNLAKERADYNDLFVKCESKKYAYLFDSLETYPLSTDQVEAIVRDEDNNLVIAGAGTGKTTTISAKVAYLLEKKLAKPQDLLIISFTKNAVNEMYDRCMKFCRDIPDADQLDIRTFNSFGYFVTRFCSSKEVLLAFDGKDDEAKSFLQERFSYLFKNDPDFQKKAVNFIAFFNRPERDEFSYESKDEYLKYEKSHKNVTLDGKQVNSKEEVQIGNFLCLFKIKYEYQKHYPLQLEDRNANFAAYRPDFYFPEYEIWHEHYGIDRDGNVPSWFAVKHPFKTGRETYHSGILWKEAIHEKYRTKLIKTYSYENKENTLLTNLKKRLEGLGVELKKRTNEELYELIQQSPDYGDFINLIHTFLGLLKSNGKQPGDIQIPKEDKRLKTFIDVFTPLFDEYERKLTHEHSVDFNDMINLATSHIAAGDYPRTYKYILVDEFQDMSLGRYELLKSLRKRHPEGKLYAVGDDWQSIFRFSGSDISIITEFAEHLGFTSQSAILTSYRFNDEILKTTSNFIQKNPGQIKKTLATTSKATNPSFLFHGLELSGRQLLEKQTIKHQCIRHILEGISAIQSEAVVFLIGRYRHNIPTKLQQLKDEFPKLNIAFFTAHSVKGLTADFSILLDVDSGVFGFPSEIADDPILNAVLHESDKFENAEERRLFYVATTRARHRNYLLYDMLNPSKFVTELIQLNSNTGLMSQTRCPECNGILVKRTGAYGEFYGCVHYPQCTGKIAVNAVI, encoded by the coding sequence ATGAAGAAAGATAAATTTCATGGCATTAAACCACTGACCGTCATTCTTCTTTGTATCTCGATATTTGGCATCTGGCACCTCTGGAAAACATGGGTCCGGAACAAAAAAGCCAAAGATAAACTGCAAACCTTATTACCGGAAATCGCAGGTGCACTCAGCGATTTCGACCTGCTGACAAATTTTGAAAACTATTTTTCAAATTTCCGGGAGCAGCAATTTTTGCAAATAAAATCAGCGCTTGCTAAATCTATTCCGAGGTTTTACAACGAAGTCGGTTTAAGCACAACGGAAACCGAACTTATTACCAGATTTCTAACTTGCTATAAGAACCTCGCTAAAGAAAGAGCCGATTATAACGATCTTTTTGTCAAATGCGAATCAAAAAAGTACGCCTATCTTTTTGACTCATTGGAAACCTACCCGCTGTCTACTGACCAGGTCGAAGCGATTGTGCGGGATGAAGATAACAATTTGGTCATAGCCGGCGCGGGCACGGGAAAAACAACGACCATCAGCGCCAAAGTGGCCTACCTGCTTGAAAAGAAACTGGCAAAGCCCCAGGACCTGTTAATCATTTCATTCACCAAAAATGCAGTGAATGAGATGTACGACAGGTGCATGAAATTTTGCAGGGATATTCCGGATGCAGATCAGCTCGACATCAGAACATTCAACAGCTTCGGCTATTTTGTAACCCGCTTTTGCTCATCCAAAGAAGTGCTGCTGGCCTTTGACGGCAAAGACGACGAAGCCAAATCATTCTTGCAAGAGCGGTTCAGTTATTTATTTAAAAACGACCCGGACTTTCAAAAAAAGGCGGTGAATTTTATCGCCTTTTTCAACCGTCCTGAACGCGACGAGTTCAGCTACGAAAGCAAAGATGAATACCTTAAGTATGAAAAGAGCCATAAAAACGTCACCTTAGACGGAAAGCAAGTGAACAGTAAAGAAGAAGTACAAATCGGCAACTTCCTGTGTCTTTTTAAAATTAAATACGAATATCAAAAGCACTACCCCTTACAGCTGGAAGACCGCAATGCAAACTTCGCCGCCTATCGTCCTGACTTTTATTTTCCGGAATACGAAATATGGCATGAGCACTATGGCATTGACCGGGACGGAAATGTCCCCTCCTGGTTCGCCGTAAAACATCCATTTAAAACTGGCAGGGAAACGTATCATTCGGGAATCCTTTGGAAGGAGGCGATCCATGAAAAATATAGGACAAAACTCATCAAAACCTACTCCTATGAAAATAAGGAAAATACATTATTAACAAACTTAAAAAAGAGATTAGAAGGACTCGGTGTAGAACTAAAAAAGCGCACAAATGAAGAACTTTATGAATTGATCCAACAGTCTCCTGATTACGGAGATTTTATAAATTTAATACACACCTTCCTCGGACTCCTGAAATCAAATGGCAAACAACCCGGGGACATCCAAATTCCAAAAGAAGATAAACGCCTTAAAACTTTCATAGATGTTTTTACCCCTTTGTTTGATGAATATGAACGGAAGCTGACCCACGAGCATTCGGTAGATTTTAATGATATGATTAACCTGGCCACCAGCCATATTGCTGCCGGGGATTATCCGAGGACCTATAAATACATACTTGTAGATGAGTTTCAGGACATGTCGCTAGGGCGGTATGAACTTCTGAAAAGTTTGCGTAAACGGCACCCCGAGGGTAAATTATATGCCGTTGGTGATGACTGGCAATCTATCTTCCGGTTTTCCGGCAGCGATATTTCCATCATTACGGAGTTCGCGGAACACTTAGGTTTTACCAGCCAGTCTGCCATCCTTACCTCCTACCGTTTCAACGATGAAATTCTAAAAACGACCAGCAACTTTATTCAAAAAAATCCGGGGCAAATTAAAAAGACACTTGCAACAACCAGCAAGGCCACAAATCCTTCTTTTCTTTTTCACGGACTTGAATTAAGCGGGCGGCAGCTGCTCGAAAAACAAACTATTAAACACCAGTGTATCAGACATATTCTGGAAGGTATTTCAGCAATCCAAAGCGAAGCCGTTGTTTTCCTGATTGGCAGGTACAGGCATAACATTCCAACAAAATTACAGCAGTTAAAAGACGAATTCCCGAAACTCAACATAGCTTTTTTCACAGCGCACAGCGTAAAGGGATTAACCGCCGATTTCTCCATCCTGCTTGATGTTGATTCTGGTGTCTTTGGCTTTCCGTCGGAGATCGCCGATGACCCGATATTGAACGCTGTATTGCATGAGAGCGATAAATTTGAAAACGCAGAAGAACGGCGTCTTTTCTATGTAGCGACAACACGGGCCAGGCACCGGAATTATTTATTATATGACATGTTAAACCCAAGCAAGTTTGTTACAGAGTTAATTCAGCTAAATTCAAATACAGGCCTGATGAGCCAAACAAGATGTCCGGAATGCAATGGCATTCTTGTAAAACGAACCGGAGCGTATGGTGAGTTTTACGGTTGCGTTCATTATCCGCAATGCACAGGTAAAATCGCTGTAAATGCAGTGATTTAA
- a CDS encoding ATP-dependent nuclease produces the protein MKLQKLIIKNFRGLKGEKNIIDFSKSNIIFLIGQNNAGKSSFLRGYEFFVNSSQKAALSDFFNYDINEPIVIEGVFLKEQADETDDELKGKGKSEEPDWVNKWVDADNLVRIRKVWKMHDEAFEKYTFSPQTDSWIMNGFGGMQSLFTKYSPTAISISAMESESSLEDKVNKLIQDDVLKKLREDYPDDFSKLVTGVKDLQKKVLGSDIVSKYNDEINEQFKKVFADLTLKIDPKNDEYIKLEDAFKKNHSVNIRKDGIDRDEVFTQYGHGVIRQALYNFISFLKKTSSGTRKSYIILFEEPELFLHPEAAFRLRKSLYDLAENSPFQILIATHSPLMIDISKPHTSLVRIVKHADESTEAYQVDDDVFRGDEEKKDRIQMINRFNPHICESFYAKNVIIVEGDTEAIVFRDLIGRFYNQYEVYVLNSGTKNNIPFFQEIFTAFHIQHCVIHDSDSRTIPNGNANSAWSLNESIWRNIELSNAKKNGLARRYVHIGNFEVAHDVQLTGKDKPLKAYEYVVTLDQDSDVPCLKILKDLFGDQVILHDKDFVDGL, from the coding sequence ATGAAACTTCAAAAACTCATCATTAAAAATTTCAGGGGCTTAAAAGGCGAAAAAAATATAATCGATTTTTCGAAGTCCAATATTATTTTTTTGATCGGCCAGAACAACGCCGGCAAATCTTCGTTCCTGCGGGGGTATGAATTTTTTGTTAACTCTTCTCAAAAGGCCGCACTTTCCGACTTTTTCAATTACGATATAAATGAGCCAATTGTTATCGAAGGGGTATTTCTTAAGGAACAAGCCGATGAAACTGATGATGAACTGAAGGGAAAAGGCAAATCGGAAGAACCGGACTGGGTTAACAAATGGGTTGATGCCGATAACCTGGTGCGAATAAGGAAAGTATGGAAAATGCACGATGAGGCTTTTGAAAAGTACACTTTTTCGCCTCAAACCGACTCCTGGATAATGAATGGGTTTGGCGGCATGCAATCGCTCTTTACCAAATATTCACCTACCGCGATCAGCATCAGCGCCATGGAAAGCGAATCCTCGCTTGAAGATAAAGTTAATAAGTTGATCCAGGATGACGTTTTAAAAAAATTAAGGGAGGATTACCCTGATGATTTTAGTAAACTGGTGACCGGCGTTAAAGACTTGCAGAAAAAAGTACTGGGATCAGATATTGTTTCGAAGTACAACGACGAGATCAACGAGCAGTTCAAAAAAGTTTTTGCTGACCTGACTTTGAAAATCGACCCAAAAAACGATGAATATATCAAACTCGAAGATGCGTTCAAAAAGAACCATTCGGTAAATATCCGTAAAGATGGAATCGACCGTGATGAAGTGTTCACCCAGTATGGGCATGGCGTGATCAGGCAGGCTTTATATAATTTTATTTCGTTTTTGAAGAAAACAAGCTCAGGCACCCGTAAAAGTTATATCATTCTGTTTGAAGAGCCTGAACTTTTTCTTCACCCTGAAGCGGCGTTCCGATTGCGGAAAAGTCTGTATGATCTCGCCGAAAATAGTCCGTTCCAAATATTGATCGCCACACATTCGCCCTTAATGATCGATATTTCCAAACCACATACTTCACTGGTTCGTATAGTAAAGCACGCTGACGAGTCCACCGAAGCATACCAGGTTGACGATGATGTCTTTCGTGGCGATGAGGAGAAAAAAGACCGCATCCAGATGATCAACCGGTTCAATCCCCACATCTGCGAATCGTTCTATGCAAAAAACGTGATCATCGTGGAGGGCGATACTGAGGCGATCGTATTCAGAGACCTGATCGGCCGTTTTTATAACCAATACGAAGTGTATGTGCTGAATTCGGGCACGAAAAATAATATCCCGTTTTTCCAGGAGATCTTTACGGCTTTTCATATTCAGCATTGTGTCATCCATGATAGCGATTCCCGGACTATTCCTAACGGAAATGCCAACAGCGCCTGGTCGCTGAACGAATCTATCTGGAGAAATATTGAACTTTCGAATGCAAAAAAAAACGGGCTTGCAAGAAGATATGTTCACATCGGCAACTTTGAAGTTGCGCATGATGTGCAATTAACGGGTAAAGATAAACCGTTGAAAGCTTATGAGTACGTTGTTACTCTTGATCAGGATTCTGATGTTCCCTGTTTGAAAATATTAAAAGATTTGTTCGGGGACCAAGTAATCCTTCATGATAAGGACTTTGTAGACGGGCTGTAG
- a CDS encoding DNA recombination protein RmuC, giving the protein MEELGKKFNTEFENIANKILETKTEKFTELNKTNLKDILDPLGEHLKDFKTKVEEVYDKESKERFSLGEKVKELSLLNQMISEDAKNLTKALKGEAKTQGNWGEMILEGILERSGLVKDREYFMEHELLDEDGKPLRSDSEGKKMRPDAVIKYPDNRSVIIDSKVSLNAFTRLIASIDVEEQKKELAAHVAAIKGHIVSLSAKGYDDYDKALDFVMLFVPSEPAYIAALQSDPDLWNFAYDKRILLLSPTNLITSLKLIVDLWKREYQNRNAIDIVERGAKLYDKFVGFVENLSDVGEHLDRAKGKYDDAFKQLSTGKDNLVLQTSKLKDLGLKNKKTLPQDMVNAAVNGDLIAN; this is encoded by the coding sequence ATGGAAGAACTAGGCAAAAAGTTCAATACCGAATTTGAAAACATTGCCAACAAGATACTGGAAACCAAAACGGAGAAATTTACCGAGCTCAACAAAACCAATCTCAAGGATATTTTGGATCCGCTGGGTGAGCACCTGAAAGACTTTAAAACTAAGGTGGAGGAGGTGTATGATAAGGAATCGAAAGAACGCTTCTCCCTGGGAGAAAAAGTTAAAGAGTTGTCTTTGTTGAACCAAATGATTAGTGAAGACGCTAAGAATCTAACAAAAGCGTTAAAAGGTGAGGCGAAAACACAAGGCAACTGGGGCGAAATGATCCTCGAGGGCATTTTGGAAAGGTCCGGCCTGGTAAAAGACCGGGAATACTTTATGGAGCACGAATTGCTTGACGAAGATGGCAAACCTTTACGGTCGGACTCGGAGGGCAAGAAAATGCGTCCTGACGCGGTAATCAAATACCCGGATAACCGCAGCGTGATTATCGATTCGAAAGTTTCGCTGAATGCATTTACCCGCCTGATCGCTTCCATCGATGTGGAAGAACAAAAAAAGGAACTGGCCGCTCATGTCGCCGCTATTAAAGGCCACATCGTTTCCCTTAGTGCCAAAGGGTACGACGATTACGATAAGGCGCTGGACTTTGTCATGCTGTTTGTTCCGAGCGAACCTGCTTATATCGCCGCATTACAGAGCGACCCTGATTTGTGGAACTTTGCCTATGATAAACGGATTCTTTTATTAAGCCCTACGAACCTGATCACTTCTTTAAAGCTCATCGTAGATCTGTGGAAAAGGGAGTATCAGAATCGCAATGCCATTGATATAGTCGAGAGGGGCGCTAAACTTTACGATAAATTTGTCGGGTTCGTTGAAAATCTAAGTGATGTCGGCGAACACCTGGACAGAGCGAAGGGTAAATACGATGACGCGTTCAAACAGCTTAGTACGGGCAAAGATAACCTGGTGTTGCAAACCAGCAAGTTAAAGGACTTAGGGCTGAAAAATAAAAAAACGTTACCACAGGATATGGTGAACGCGGCGGTTAACGGTGACCTTATCGCAAATTAA